The genomic region TCCACATGCTACTCGACAAACCGCTCTGCCGAACGACGGAAGAATTACAACGCATCAAAACTGCTGTGAAAAAAAACAATATCAAACTCTCCACCTTTTTCACCTCTCGCAGTTATGGAGCCTTTATCGCATTGAGACAGGCTATTCAAAACGGCGATTTGGGCGACCTCGTGAGCCTCATCACCACACATCCGCACAAACTCGGCGCGAATCCCCCCGCGCTCTACTTTGAGGCAGACAACTATGTGGGTACATTCCATGATCTGGCAGGCCACGGGGTGGATCAGGTTCGCTGGCTCACCGGCGCAGAGTACACGGGTGTTCACGCGCTCGGCACGCTCAAAAAACACATCAATACGGGCCTCACATTCGATCACATCCAGGCTTCGTTTCAACTCGACAATGGCGCACTTGCTACCGCCACTGCCGATTGGCTCACCCCAAACGATGCGCGGTCTTTTGGGGATACGCGATTCATCATTATGGGCACTGAAGGCTCGGCACACTTGCGCGCCTATGCCGACGATCACGTGCTCATTGTCTCCAACAAATCGGGCACTTACGAACCCAAACTCCCCCCCTCAACCAATCACACATTTGTTGAAAATATGATCGATGCACTCTCGCGCGGCGAAGAAAACTTCATATCAACAGACGACACCCTCGCCGTTGCCAATGCCTGCATCACAGCCGAAGAATCGGCGCGAGAAGGTGGAAAATTTTTAAAGATCAGATAGTGATGCACATAAAAAAGCAGTAGCAGGATGTTACCTGCTACTGCCTGTTCAGCCCTCTGCCTTCACCTGGGCCCCTGTTCTAATTATCGTCATTCCGCTCGCTTAGCAGTTCCCCGCGCTGCAGCCGTTCCGCGTTCTCCGTGGACCACAGAATCCCCTTCATCACCTTCTGGGCGGTAATATACCGGGTCGCTGCCAGCAGGTGCATACGCTTCTCCTTCGGATCGTCCGACAGATCGTAGTGCCGAAACGCCACCTCCAGTACCTGGAACATGTGTAGCTCCGCATCCTCGCGCAGCATAATATGGGCCAAAGTATGCCTGAGCTTCGTGATATCGTATCCTTCCTCCAGATACTGGCTTACCAGCACCTCAGCCTCGAAGACCTTCTGGAAATCCGCAAACTCCTGTAGCCGGTCCAACATCTTGTCCTCAGACGCGAACGTCTCGTCCAGCCGCTGTCCTTCCCTGGGCAGGCGGGCCGCTGGCATGTTGAGCCAGCGCAAATAGGTCATAAACACAGCGCCGTGGAAAATGCCGCGCAAAAGCTCTGCGCTCGGTGCCAGATGGAAAGCGCGATAGAGGGCATGGGCGTAAGAGTAAATATTCGCCACATCGTGCCAGTCTCCCTCGTTCTTGAGGTGGAACCGCGCCGTGCGGATGGCCCCGGCATAGGTCATCGCCCGGCAGATATCCGTGGGCTTCACACCCTCGCGCAGTTTGTCTTCGATCTCGGCGACAATCGGCTCGAACTCCTCTCCCAGTAGCGTCTGCGTAAAATCAGAAATATCCAGCGGTGCCTCGTTCTCCTGGTTCGCTTCCCACATCTCGTCCAGACGGGTGAAAACATCTTCCAGGACCGGCACGCTGTCTTCCCATCGGGCGGTCTCCTCGTGTCGTTCCCTCCCCACTAAATCTACCACAATCGGTCGCAAAATCTCATTCGCCCCTTCCCAACCTACATAATCTAAGGCCTCGAACATCTTATTCGCGAAATCGAGCGCGTGACCGTCTCCGGTAAAATAGAAATCCGTCGCCGTGGTAAAAACGATATCCGCAATCTCTTCTGGTGAATATCCACGGTCGTACAGAGTCATCAGAATACGCTGTGCAGCGCTGCTGCTGCGCTGATCCACCAGCCGCCGAAACCAGCGTTTGAGGGTCGCCAGGTCCGGTTCGTCCGATGTTTTGGGCAAAGGGAACCCCTGCCGCCGCGAACCTCCTGATGTGCGTCTGGAAATCTGTGTCAGCCCGTGGACCAAAAAAAGATTGTGGTCCCTCTCGCCCACATCTTCCCACATATTTGCAGCCAGTGTCAAAATGGCCACCCCCGATGACCAACCCTCATTCGATTTATATGCCCCGTAAAAAAGTCCCTGCTGGATCATCTCCTGCGGCGTGGCGCCCGCAGCCTTTAGCGCGGTAATCGCCTTGGCAATCAGGAGCGAGCTCCGATCTTTCAGCCCCTGCTCCAGAATATACTTTCCCCGGTCAATCTGTCGGCGTCTGGCCGCCTCTTTTTCGCCCGGCGCAAGCCCTACGTACAGACATCCGTCATCTCGCACCTCCACGGGAAAGCTCTTCAGATCGTTTCCAGCCCCGGAGGTTATGAAACAGCCGCCCGTCTTAAGGTCAAACTCCCAGTGGTGCCAGTGACAGATCAGGACCCCGTCCCGAACGCTGCCCTCGGACATCGGATATCCCATGTGCGGACAGCGGTTATCTACTGCATTGAACCTCCCCTCGTAGCGGAAAACGGCGATGTGGGTGCCCTCCACAGTAAACGGCTTCCCTTCGCCTTCTTCAAAATCATCAGCAGAGCACAATTTGTGATACACCAGATTGCTCGGATTCACCTCTGGAGAAACATCCAGGGTCATATCCCCGTCCAGGAGTCGATCCTGGAAACTTTGAGTAGCGATAGCCATAACCATACCTCCTGAAAATAATGGCCTGAAGTAGAAGAAACGTAATAGAAAATATACTGCAATTTCAGTACGTGGTCAATGCGATGATAGTGAGATGTAACGCTTCTCATCTGCGTCCATCTGCGGATACCTCCCACCTTTCATCCTGCTCATCCTGAAATCCCGACCCGTCGTTCACCCAAAAAATAATTGACAGGTGCTCTCCATCGGCTTATTATTTTTATCGCCACGTCACATAAGCCATTCTTTTGCTGGATGGTGAACACATGGACTTTTCATCTTATGAACTCGGCGGATTTTACGACGAACTCTTTGAAGCTTCGAACACGCCCCATTCCGGCGCGCGAGTGCTCCTCGAAAAACTCGGCGAACTATCCGAAGACGAACTCCAAAAACGCCATCAAGCCGCCGAACTGGCCTTGATGAACATGGGCATCACCTTCAACGTGTATGGCCACGACGCTGGCGTTGAAAAAATTTTCCCTTTCGACATCATTCCGCGCATCGTTTCTCATACCGACTGGGCCTACATCGAAAATGGCCTCAAGCAACGCATTCAGGCCCTCAACCTCTTTCTCTGCGACATCTACACCGAGCAAAAAATTCTCAAAGACAGCATCATTCCCCGCTATGTCATCGACACAGCCAAAGAATTTCTAAAACCCTGCATTGGCCTTTCGCCGCCCAAAGATGTGTGGTGTCACATTTCCGGAATTGACCTCGTGCGCGATAGAGACGGCCAGTTTTACATTCTCGAAGACAATATGCGCTGTCCTTCGGGCGTGTCTTATGTGCTTGAAAATCGGGAGGTTCTCAAACGCATATTTCCAGAAGTATTTGAAGCTTCTCATGTGCGACATGTAGATGACTATCCCGCTCAATTGCTCAACACACTGCGTTCTCTATCTCCTTCCCATGTCACATCGCCAACGGTCGTTTTACTCACACCCGGCGTCTATAACTCGGCCTATTTCGAACACGCCTTTCTCGCCCAACAAATGGGTGTCGAATTGGTCGAAGGGCGGGACCTCGTCGTTGCCGACGGTTCTGTGGCGATGCGAACGACCCGCGGATTTCAGCGCATCGACGTTATTTATCGGCGCATTGATGCCGAGTTTCTCGATCCAGAAGTCTTTAGCCCCGATTCCATGCTGGGCGTGCCTGGGCTCATGGAGGTCTATAAAAACGGTCAGGTCGCCATTGCGAATGCGCCCGGCACAGGTGTCGCCGACGACAAGGTCGTATATGCTTATGTGCCACAAATCATCAAATATTATCTCGACGAAGACATCCTGCTGCCCAATGTGCCCACCTATGTTTGTTGGGACGACAAGCAACGCCAGCATGTACTTGAAAACCTTGACACCCTTGTGGTCAAAGCCGCCAATGAGTCGGGCGGATACGGCATGCTCATTGGCGTGAATTCTACGCGAGCCGAACGCGAAGACTTTGCCAGCCGCATCACCAAAAACCCACGCAATTATATTGCACAACCCACCATTGCACTCTCGCGAAGCCCTATTCTGGTGGAAGACCACTTTGAAGGTAGGCACGTCGATTTGCGGCCCTATATTCTCTACAATGGCGAAGACATTTATGTCTTGCCCGGTGGGCTGACGCGTGTAGCGCTTAAAAAAGGATCTCTGGTGGTCAACTCTTCACAAGGCGGGGGTAGCAAAGACACCTGGGTATTATACGACAGTGACGACCCATTTGTCCCGTCCAGGTACCTTCCACAAACGCACTAACGCACGAGCCATCTTATGTTAAGCCGCACAGCAGAATCCATTTACTGGATGAGCCGTTATCTTGAACGCGCCGAAAATGTCGCCCGTTTTATTGAGGTCAATTGTCACTTGATGCTCGACTTACCCGTTGAAGCAAAAGGACAGTGGGAACCGCTTGTGCTCACCACAGGCGATCAGGACCTGTTCTACGAAAACTACGCAACGGACAATCAAGCCAGTGTCATCGACTTCCTGACATTTAGTCCCGTAAATCCCAATTCCATTATCTCCTGCTTGCAAAACGCCCGTGAAAATGCGCGTTCTATCCGAGAAATTATTTCACCGG from Gemmatimonadota bacterium harbors:
- a CDS encoding Gfo/Idh/MocA family oxidoreductase, whose translation is MKIGIMGTHYGHISGMFHSAVNAPNSEIVGIVEPDDALCEKYTADRDITRFATLDLMLEKTKPDLVIEGLEHHEKTPVIETCAAAGVHMLLDKPLCRTTEELQRIKTAVKKNNIKLSTFFTSRSYGAFIALRQAIQNGDLGDLVSLITTHPHKLGANPPALYFEADNYVGTFHDLAGHGVDQVRWLTGAEYTGVHALGTLKKHINTGLTFDHIQASFQLDNGALATATADWLTPNDARSFGDTRFIIMGTEGSAHLRAYADDHVLIVSNKSGTYEPKLPPSTNHTFVENMIDALSRGEENFISTDDTLAVANACITAEESAREGGKFLKIR
- a CDS encoding Rieske (2Fe-2S) protein — its product is MAIATQSFQDRLLDGDMTLDVSPEVNPSNLVYHKLCSADDFEEGEGKPFTVEGTHIAVFRYEGRFNAVDNRCPHMGYPMSEGSVRDGVLICHWHHWEFDLKTGGCFITSGAGNDLKSFPVEVRDDGCLYVGLAPGEKEAARRRQIDRGKYILEQGLKDRSSLLIAKAITALKAAGATPQEMIQQGLFYGAYKSNEGWSSGVAILTLAANMWEDVGERDHNLFLVHGLTQISRRTSGGSRRQGFPLPKTSDEPDLATLKRWFRRLVDQRSSSAAQRILMTLYDRGYSPEEIADIVFTTATDFYFTGDGHALDFANKMFEALDYVGWEGANEILRPIVVDLVGRERHEETARWEDSVPVLEDVFTRLDEMWEANQENEAPLDISDFTQTLLGEEFEPIVAEIEDKLREGVKPTDICRAMTYAGAIRTARFHLKNEGDWHDVANIYSYAHALYRAFHLAPSAELLRGIFHGAVFMTYLRWLNMPAARLPREGQRLDETFASEDKMLDRLQEFADFQKVFEAEVLVSQYLEEGYDITKLRHTLAHIMLREDAELHMFQVLEVAFRHYDLSDDPKEKRMHLLAATRYITAQKVMKGILWSTENAERLQRGELLSERNDDN
- a CDS encoding circularly permuted type 2 ATP-grasp protein, which gives rise to MDFSSYELGGFYDELFEASNTPHSGARVLLEKLGELSEDELQKRHQAAELALMNMGITFNVYGHDAGVEKIFPFDIIPRIVSHTDWAYIENGLKQRIQALNLFLCDIYTEQKILKDSIIPRYVIDTAKEFLKPCIGLSPPKDVWCHISGIDLVRDRDGQFYILEDNMRCPSGVSYVLENREVLKRIFPEVFEASHVRHVDDYPAQLLNTLRSLSPSHVTSPTVVLLTPGVYNSAYFEHAFLAQQMGVELVEGRDLVVADGSVAMRTTRGFQRIDVIYRRIDAEFLDPEVFSPDSMLGVPGLMEVYKNGQVAIANAPGTGVADDKVVYAYVPQIIKYYLDEDILLPNVPTYVCWDDKQRQHVLENLDTLVVKAANESGGYGMLIGVNSTRAEREDFASRITKNPRNYIAQPTIALSRSPILVEDHFEGRHVDLRPYILYNGEDIYVLPGGLTRVALKKGSLVVNSSQGGGSKDTWVLYDSDDPFVPSRYLPQTH